A genomic segment from Bacillus rossius redtenbacheri isolate Brsri chromosome 5, Brsri_v3, whole genome shotgun sequence encodes:
- the LOC134532047 gene encoding uncharacterized protein LOC134532047, protein MPPLKLVPPLYWLCVGEVFERVCRVLRNSSQAVKELRKLLQSSLTAAIREQFVHIATVQCRRDMYLMLDLLSVLMDGAVRSLHVTGRDDSVCLRPEDCGALFSRLEQCGATGLRELVVKVCLDARRHLLPSCGLAGCTNACLSRLLQAGLARSLRTLVLHAVGDNCLLGLLGQHSAHLQHLDLTSSWLVDDGGIAQLCFRDPQKHAGHQSMTDEQLLRQYARVDPSELSRCCATLKEVRIQDTNTSETGVFLLLLLLPDLRSLGGFIYYRNVGDAIANLAASRPGLRLALTDLWDTCVSADKARVLGRAVPGLSALYTRGTCLANVGVFAGLTSLTMDFDFSDCSLALEKYLYAHGARLKKLVLVDQMHSVDISMLAELCPSLEELGAKVEGGWWGESAPMLGHLKVCQVRVGSSETLRALLMHAVNLQHLEVMVEEERFGEGVDVFDDTMMESALGAGGGAAPSSLHTFLMLSECDLSAATVRLLLEACPGLRLVGELQAWALVGEAEVAQLQREVRERNLDLQLGYRGAVLPPRRLCLPDAALAR, encoded by the exons ATGCCGCCCTTGAAGCTGGTGCCCCCGCTGTACTGGCTGTGCGTGGGAGAAGTGTTTGAGCGTGTTTGCCGAGTGCTGCGGAACTCCTCCCAGGCCGTGAAGGAGCTCAGGAAACTCCTCCAGTCCTCTCTGACTGCAGCGATCCGAGAGCAGTTCGTGCACATTGCGACGGTACAATGCAG GCGGGACATGTACCTGATGCTGGACCTGCTGAGCGTGCTGATGGACGGCGCGGTACGTTCCTTGCACGTGACGGGCCGCGACGACAGCGTCTGCCTGCGGCCGGAGGACTGCGGCGCCCTCTTCAGCCGTTTGGAGCAGTGCGGCGCCACGGGGCTGCGTGAGCTGGTCGTGAAG GTGTGCCTGGACGCGAGGCGACACCTGCTGCCCAGCTGCGGCCTGGCCGGCTGCACCAACGCCTGCCTGTCGCGCCTGCTGCAGGCGGGCCTGGCGCGCAGCCTGCGCACGCTGGTGCTGCACGCCGTGGGCGACAACTGCCTGCTGGGGCTGCTGGGCCAGCACTCGGCCCACCTGCAGCACCTGGACCTCACCTCCTCCTGGCTCGTGGACGACGGCGGCATCGCGCAGCTCTGCTTCCGC GACCCCCAGAAGCACGCGGGCCACCAGAGCATGACTGACGAGCAGCTGCTGCGGCAGTACGCGCGGGTCGACCCGAGCGAGCTGAGCCGGTGCTGCGCGACCTTGAAGGAGGTGCGCATCCAGGACACCAACACCTCGGAGACGGGCGTGTTcctcttgctgctgctgctgcccgaCCTGCGCTCCCTGGGCGGCTTCATCTACTACAG GAACGTGGGCGACGCCATCGCGAACCTGGCCGCCAGCCGGCCCGGCCTGCGCCTGGCGCTCACGGACCTCTGGGACACGTGCGTGTCCGCCGACAAGGCCCGGGTGCTGGGGCGCGCGGTGCCCGGCCTGAGCGCGCTCTACACGCGCGGCACCTGCCTGGCCAACGTGGGCGTGTTCGCCGGCCTCACCTCCCTCACCATGGACTTCGACTTCAGCGACTGCTCGCTGGCCCTCGAGAAGTACCTGTACGCCCACGGCGCCCGCCTCAAGAAGCTGGTGCTCGTCGACCAG ATGCACTCGGTCGACATCTCCATGCTGGCGGAACTGTGCCCGTCCCTGGAGGAGCTCGGGGCGAAGGTGgaaggggggtggtggggggagtcCGCCCCGATGCTGGGCCACCTGAAGGTGTGTCAGGTCCGCGTGGGGTCCTCGGAGACGCTGAGGGCGCTGCTCATGCACGCGGTCAACTTGCAGCACTTGGAG GTGATGGTGGAGGAGGAGCGCTTCGGGGAGGGGGTGGACGTGTTCGACGACACCATGATGGAGAGCGCGCTGGGCGCGGGGGGGGGAGCCGCGCCCAGCAGCCTGCACACCTTCCTGATGCTGAGCGAGTGCGACCTGTCGGCGGCGACGGTGCGCCTGCTGCTGGAGGCCTGCCCGGGCCTGCGCCTCGTGGGGGAGCTGCAGGCGTGGGCGCTCGTGGGCGAGGCGGAGGTGGCCCAGCTCCAGCGCGAGGTGCGCGAGCGCAACCTGGACCTGCAGCTGGGGTACCGGGGCGCCGTGCTGCCGCCCCGGCGGCTGTGCCTGCCCGACGCCGCCCTAGCCCGCTAG